AAAAGCACGTGGACGCAAAGCGGAAAGTGACGGATGGGTGTCGCCGAGGTGGCGTATGACCGGGTCGTTGACGCATTGCCTGACGACATCAATGCTTCCCGTCCAGGAACGCCACACAATGCACGCTGGTCCATTAAAGTCATGACGTCTCGGGAGCGCAGACGTCCTGGGCTTCCCAGGCGAGCGAAAAACTGGGTGGTGTCAAGCAGGCGACCGCCATCGTGCCGACCCAGCTTTTGCAGCCGCATCGCCCCCTGGAAGCCAAGCGACGCCAACGTCCGTCCGGCCTTTTGCGGTCGGGCAGCGCACACAAATGGTCAGGGTGATTTTCCACTGTCGTGTCCGCCGCCCTTAACGCAGCTACCCAGGGCGAGCGAACGGCCCGACACCCAACGCCGCCTACAAGCAGTCCGGCAACGCCACTCTCGACCAAATCGGCGAACCGTGGCTCGGGCATCCGCTGGTTGCCATCGGCGAGTGGTGGCTTCGAGCCACGCGTCATCAAAGCAGACTTCCGGCACCGAAGCGCACTAGCTCAGGTCCGACGTCACGCCTTCATCGTCATGGTCCAAGGCGATCACGAGCGGACCGTCGCGCGCCTAACGGCGTCATCGCCCGTCGTCAGGTCGGCATCCCAGCCTCGCATCCGACACAAAAGCCTCAATCGCCTTCTCCCGCCCGACGAATCACAGGGCACCTGCAGCACGGCCCGTGGAGTGAGGACCGGAAGGCCTTTTTGCAGCGCAACGCGCGGCGTGCGTGCCGCGTGGGCGATATGAAACACGGGAAAGACGTCCTTAAACGGACCACCCACTCATTGTTCTCATCACTGAGGTTGGCGCGACGTTTGTAATATCACGTCTATCCAGCGCTGACGCATCAGCCACATTCAGGAGTCCGTTGGATTGACCTCCGCGAGCACGGCATGCGTGGAGGGGGGCCGAGTACGCCGCTGCGTCAAGGACGACCAAACTTTCTCGAATGGAGGCACCGTTCGGGAGTCGCATTGCCCCCGAACGGTGCCCCAGACTCTATTTTGCCAGGTGGTCGCGGATGCCTTCGCTGGCCTGGCGAAGGGCGGCTTCGGTCGAGGGCACATGGCGCAAGGCGTTCAGCAACACGAAGTCGTGGATCGTACCGTTGTAGCGGGTGGCGGCCACGCTCACGCCGGCGTCCATGAGTTTATGTGCGTATGCCTCACCTTCGTCACGCAGGGGATCGTTCTCCGCCGTGATGACCAGCGCGGGCGGCAAGCCCTGCAACTGTTCCCGCGTGGCTCGAAGCGGTGAGACATAGGGGTTGTCACGGCTCGCCGTGTCCGGGGCATACCGGTCCCAGCCGTACTTCATGAAATCGCGGGCCAGGAAGCGCTGTGTTCCAAACAACTTGTAGGACTCGGTGTCGACGCTGGCATCCGTGGCGGGAATGAAGAGCACCTGGTAGCTGATCTTTGGACCCTTGCGGTCCTTCGCCATCAACGTGAGTGCCGCAGTCATGTCACCGCCCACCGAATTGCCCGCCACCGCAATGCGACGACCGTCGGCACCGAATTCACCAGCGTGCGCGGCCACCCAGGTCAGCGCCGCGTAGGACTCCTCCATCTGCGTGGGGAATTTTGCCTGCGGCAGCGGGGTGTACTCGACAAAGACACCGACCTGGCCCGAGCCCACCACGAGGTCGCGAAGCAGGCGCTTGTGATTCTCGAAGTTGCCAACAATCCACACACCACCATGGATGAAGAGCAGTACGCCCGGCTCACCCTTCACATGCTCGGGTTGCATGATGTAGAGCTTCACGGTCTTGCCATCCTGCACGATGGTCTTCTCGATGGTCTTCACGCCGGACATGTCAACCGGCGTCTGCGCCTGCAGGCCGGAGAGAATGTCCTGCGGCTTCGGCTGAGGCAGTTCCCAGAACGGGCTTGGATCCTTGTTGATCGCGGTGAGGAAGGTGCGGACGGTCGGGTCCAAACGGGTGTCGTTGGCAATGGAGTCAGTGGCAAGGACGTTCTGGCTCATCAGGGTAGCTCCCAGCAGGCAGGCGGAGGCGATCAGGCGACGAAGATTCATGTTTACGGCTCCAGGAAATGCTCGGTTGGTTTTGGGATTCCGCTTTTCGTGACTTCGGAATGTTCTTGGTGACTGCACTTTCCATGGGACGGACGTGTCCAGGAGGATCGCCGTCCTACGATTCTGTTCACGGAGGACCCCGAACGTATTTCCAGGTCTTGCTGCACTTTTTGCCCATCGTGCTCATGCCGGTTCGTCCTCGGATTGCGAGACGAAAAGGCGGCGATATTGACCAGGAGTCATGCCGACGGCGGCGCGGAAAGCGCGATTGAAACTGGCTTGCGAAGAGAAGCGGCAACACAGCGCTATCTCGCTCAGACGCATACGCCCCGTTGCCAGCAGCGTCATTGCGCGTTCCAGCCGCTGGTGACTCACGTAGCGGTGGGGAGGAAGGCCGGTTGCGGCGCTGAACAGGCGCGTGAAGTGAAAGACGCTGAGGTTAGCAACAGCTGCCAACTGCGCGACGGAAAGATCGTCTTCGATGTGGTCGAGAACATAGTCCTTCACACGACGAAGCCGCACCTCATCGAGCTTGCGCGTCGAGGGCGGCGTCACCTGCAGCGACCACCCATCGCCGTATCGATGCGCCAAGCGCGCCGCCAGCATCAGCGAGCAGGTTTCGACCAACATCCGACCCGCTGAGGTCTCGCACTCGAGTTCGCCCAGTACCGCCATCCCCAGCTCGCGGATCAGTTGGTCCTGGAAGCCGGCCACGTAATGGATGGAATGCGCGGACGAAGCCGGAAGGTGGTGTTCCTCAGCCAACACCTGGAAGCGGGAAGCTGGCAGGTACAGGTGCAGGATCCGCATCAGGGGCCGGGTGACGTGTATATCGGTGTCCGCGATGCCGATGGGCGACAGCCACAGCGTGCCGGGCAAGGGACGCGTCCTTTGCCGCTCCCCTGCCCCTGACCGTAGGACCCAGCCGTCATGGCGTCCCCGCACCGCCAGAGAGACCTCCATGTCCTGCGGCACCAAGCCCGGCATCTCGCTGACCGGGTGCGAACGCACTTCCGCAGACAGCGTCGTCCACCGACGGCCCTCGGATGAGGTGACCAGCTCGGCAAACGTGTATTTGCGGGCGCCGTGGTTAGGCATGTCCATGATCAGGTTCCAGCTCGAAAGTGATATCGCGCACGCTTGCATCGTGTGCGATATATTTTTCCGATGCCTCTGCGAATGTCAAGCGCTCGCGCTTTTATCGTGCACGATTCATACAAAGGTATTAGAATGGAGCCCCGTCCAAGGTCCTTAGCCCGTGTCCGTCCAGCCCGAACTCCTTCCCGAGCCCGACGACTTCATCTGTTTCGCCCTGTATTCGGCCGGTCACGCCTTCGGGCGGGTGTACAGGCCGTTGCTCAAGGCGCTTGGTCTGACGTACCCGCAATACATCGCCATGGTCGCCCTGTGGTCGCACGATGACCGGACTGTGAGCGAGCTCGGTGACACGTTGTTTCTGGAGTCAAACACACTCACCCCCTTGCTCAAGCGGCTGGAGGTCATGGGTTTCCTGTCCCGAAGCCGCGATCCCCGTGACGAGCGCCAGGTGCGCGTGCGACTGACGCCGACAGGTACCGCCCTGCGCGACAAGGCCAGCGACTTTTCGCGCTGCGTCGATGGCTCGACGGGCCTTTCGCGTGTCGAACTGCGGAAGCTACGCAGCCAAGTCCTGGCAATGCGGACTTCGCTCCTTGCAAACGCTGACGACGAATGACCAGTTCGCATGCCGTCGATCCGCCACCCATGCAGCAGGGCGCCACCGGGGTTGCCTCCGATTTGGGAGGTCGAGCACCGAGCCAGGTAGAAGGACTCGTCATCGCGAACGGATTTATGCCTGATGCGCCTCTGGGCCCCTCCCGCGCATTGGTATCGGACGAAGCAGAAGTATTCAGCGGCGCCAAACAAGCTCGAGGAAGGCGGGCTAGATAGTCATTGCATTTTTCGCAATGGCAGCCATATACCGTGATGTGATGCCGTGCAGATCACGCTCTCAGACGACATCTCCGTCGATGCAGACGCATCCCAGGACTGCGTGGATCGGCGGACTACGTTTCTTGAATGCTCGCCAGCGGGCCGCCCGACCCCTTTGGTTCGCGGCTCGCGAAGCCGGCCATCATCAGTGCAGCGGCTGAAAATGTGCCTGCGTCGACGTCGTGTTGCACGAGCAAGCCGCATATGCCGGACACGAGAATCCGATGCTCAGTGGTGCTCGAACCCAGCGACGGCAAGCATGAACAAAAGCCCTGAGGTCACGGCAATCACGGGTGCGAACCAACAGGCGACCGCGAGCTAGGCGAGCACCTCCGCCAATTCGATGACGTTACCGAATGGGTCGGCGAAGAATGCAATCCGGCGATCGATGGCCTCCACGACGAAGGGCTGGACAATAATGTCTACACCGCGCGCCCGGAGCTCCGCAATTGTGGCATCGACGCTGGCCACGTTCAAACAGAAGTGGTGATAGCCAGGATTTGCAAGGCTTCGACCAAAACCCGCGAACTGGGGCGTCTCTCGAAGACTGGCCTCATCCCCGCCCAGAATCTCAATGAGGAAGCCATCGTCTGCCGGCGGCGCAAGAAACGCGAGTTCCGAATGGGCGTGACTCCACTCGGCGACAACACGGAAATCAAGCTTCTCACGGTACCACCGCTTCATCATTTCGATGTCCGCAGTGCGAACTGCAACGTGGTGACCACGCATGTCGGCAAAAGGCGACAGATCGTTTCTTTCAAAGGTGGCGACAGCCATTGACACTCCCTGCGTTGAAATTGGTGTTCGTGTTTAGGCTCTGATGCCCACAAGCGGAAATGGAGATGGATTGCGTCATTCCAGAAGACGTCTTCGACGCTCCGTACACTCTCATACGCGAAGAAGCCGCAAAATCGATCCGATCACAACTGGCACCGCTCCGCACCGCCGCCGCACGACTGAATTCCCCGTCAGAACCTATACATTGCCTGGAATCCGACCATCGTTATCGTGTGCGCCGGTCCGGTATCCCGAACAAATTGACCAGGTACGAACGCGCTCAGCGACGAGGCGAGGTTGAGCTCAGGCGTCACTTGCCAGCTGGCCGCCGCCTCCAGCTCTTTGCCGATGAAGCGGGCGCTGCTTTGCCGACCACTGCGCACGAGGAAACCGGGGATTGCATAGATGCCGTCAGCGGTGCTCTCCCGCCAATAGCCCACTGCGGTCAGGGACAACGCCACGTCCCTACCGGGATATACTGAAACCGAGGGTCGCACGTGGATGAGATTCCTTGGGCCTATCGGAGAGAGCGCCCCGAAATACTTTCCATTCGGAAAGAGCGGATTCAGCGTCTCCAGTCGCGGGTCGTCGGGATCATCGTCACCGGAGACGATGTCGGCCGTGAGCGAAACCTCGGGCCGCAGGCGGGCGTCACGGAAGCGATAACCGGCCTCGACCCCATAACCCCAGGCCCTTGATCGATGACCTGCAAACGTGCCGAACTGGAGTGCACCCTCAATGTTCCAATGCCAAGCTCCGTCGTCTGCGAAAAGGCGGGAGCCAACGGTCTGCGCCAGTTGCCGGCCCGTACTCTGATCAAACACAGCCCGGTCATCCCGTAGACCGATCCAGTAAAAATCGAACCCATCCAGGCGCTGCGGGCCGAGCCAATGCGTCGCATAGACGCCCCACACTGCTTTTTGGTGCGACCGATGATCATTGAAGGTGCCGGGCCCCGTGTCGACAGGATAAAGATAAAAGCCAGACAGCTGATTCACTGAACTGGCGTACACGGCCTCAAAACCGTCGAAGGGCAGCGGCACCCCCGTGCCATACCGCCGGTCAATGAAGCGTCCGGAACCAAACGACACCAGTTTTCTCCCGACTGAGAGCCGCAGTGAACCATTGGATTCAACGGGGATCTCAACGTCGGCGAAGGCCTGCAATACGTCGGTGGCTGTGGTATCCGCCGGCCCCTTCGGCCTGTCCGTCCCGGAGATCGCAGAGGATATCGGTTGAAAAAACACGCGGAAATTGCCGAGATGGACGTCAGCGAAGGGCATCAGGCGGGTCCAGACGTAGCTGTCGTCCGGAGACGAACCCCAGTTGACGTTTCGGTAGCTCTCAAAACGAATACGCGCCTCAACGCCAGTCGTCAAATAGGCCGTGCCAGTGTCGTTGAGAGAAATATATTTGAACCCCTCCGTCCACCGACCGGTACGATTGGCAGGATTGCTGAGCATTGTCCAATCCTCGGCGTACCGTTCAATCGTCAGCGTCGGCGCACGATCCGGGTTGGTCGATAGTTGGGCCCTCGCGCCTGCCGAGAGGACCACGGCGGCAATTACCAGGCACCGCATGAAAGCCATCCGGAGTGCCCGCGCTTGGCGGACGACTTTCCGCGAAGCCTGTGGCAATCCGGACATGGCGGGATCAGGGGGGGCGGAAGCCAAAATACCCACAGTCACGCGCAACGCATTACCCCCGTTCCCGCCACGCATCCCGAATTAGCCCGCGTCCTTGCCCGGCTGCGTCCTGAGAAGTTGCTGCTCCCACAGGTAGGCGACACCACTCCCACCGATGTGCTGGATCATGATGTCTGTCAGCTCCTCAACATGTTCCGTCCTCGCCCAGTCGCGCTGCCATTCGCCACACAGCGCCATGAGCGTCATGAGGTTTGCGCCAGCGGACGCCATCCGCTGGATGGCGACCTGGTGGGACTCGACGGAGACGCCTCCGCACGCATCGGTGATCACCGTCACGTCCCAGCCCTCCCCCAGCGCCTGGACGACTGGCATCGCTACACAGACCTCTGTCCACAGCCCGGCGATGATCAACTGCTTTCGCCCTGTCGACTTGACCACGTCGACCACGTTGCTGTCCTGCCACGTGTTTACCCAGGTGCGATCAATCACCTCCTGGTCAGGAAATACGTCGGTTACCTGCTTGAAGAGCAGACCACCACGGGCTGCGATGACACTTGTGAGGATCGTCGGAACGCCAAAGGCTTTTGCAAGCTTGGCCAGTGCGGTTGTGTTGTTCACAACGGCCTGGGGGTCGTGGCTGTTGACATTGGCAAGCTGATAGGGCTGGTGGTCAATCAAGACGAGTACCGAGTCCTCGGGCCGAAGCAGCGAGTCGAGACCATTGCGGAAGGTCATGCGCGTTCCTTTTTTTGTTGGCGGGAGTCAGAAAGGGCTCAACGGGAAAGCGTGCAAACCCGCTCGCTCTTCAGAGCCAGCATTCTGCTTGTCAGCTTTTTTCCAGGGTAGCCGTATGCAGCGGCTTGCTGTGTCGCGTCAAATGGAACGCTCAAGTCCCGGTACCGCCCAGAAGTCATCGAAACCAATTGGTCAACGCCAGCTTGATGCTGTCTATTCCGGTCGGCAACACACCAAGGAACCCGGTGTCTTTAGGGTTTGCGACTTTATGATCAGCACGCCGCCAGGACCAAAAAGGATTGCTACCCCGTGAACGACAGTCTGCGTCTGCAACCAGGTTGTGTCCTGAATCGGGCCGTGCACCGCCGGAGGATTGCAACAAGAGACGCTCGCGGGCATGGTCAAGCCCTCTCACGCAGGACCGGTGACCATTTCCAGGTATCAAGGTCCGCATCCGCGCGTGCCGCGCAGCGCGACATCAAGTGTCAGGACGCGCCTCAAAACATGCCGAGAGCAATTCAGTGAGAACCTGCACCTTTCGTGGCGGATGGGCACTTCTCGGCCTCACCACATAGATGCCGCCCGGGGGAACTGGATGATCAACCATCAAGCGTTTCAAGCTTCCGCGCTCGATGTGCTCACGAGTAATGCCATCGGGAAGCCACGCAATGCCCAGTCCTGCAACAGCCGCTGCAACGAGCGCCACGGCGTTGTCGGCCTTGAACCTGCCTCTGGGGTGGACCACGACGACGGACTCGCCGTCCATGAAGTGCCAGACCTCGGTGCCCTGCATCAGCGCTTCGTGGGACGTGACCTCCGAGGGCCTGTGCGGGGCACCGAACGCCTTGATGTAATCGGGACTGGCCACGAGACTCCCGTAAATCGGCCCCACACAGCGGGCGACGAGATTGGAATCGGCGAGATAGCCAAACCTCACCGCGCAATCATATCCCTCGGAAACGATGTCGACGAAGCGATCGCTGTAGGAGGCATGGATGTGCAACGCAGGGTGACGTCGCGCCATGTCCGCAAGCACCGGGGCGACATGCGTGGGACCAAAGGAAAGCGGTGCGGCGATGCGCAACCTGCCACGCAGTTCGCCGGAGGGAAGAATGGTCTCCCTCGCCACCTCCATCTCGGTACAAGCGCGCGCGGCGAAATCGCGATACAGGGCCCCGGCCTCTGTCAGAGAGGCCCCGCGCGTTGTTCGGGCAAGGAGCTGAATTCCAAGCTCCTCTTCCAGGCGCGCGAGCCGCCGGCTGACAATGGATTTCGACACCCCAAGCCTTGCTGCTGCAGCCGAGACCCCACCCGCGTCAGCGACTTCAACAAATGTACGCAGATCCTCGATGTCCATCGTTAGCGTTCCCCATTTTGCGACACAGCGTGGCACGAAAGCACCCTATCGCTTGCGCTTCCCCACCGAAATAATGGGGCTCGAAAGCACACTTTCACGCCCAGCCAGCCCAGTCAAGAAACACACAATAACCATGACGTTTCCATCGGTCTTGAATCGCGCATGTGCCCAGGCGGTCAACCTGAAGCCGCCGGGTACGACCAGTCCTGTCGGCGTTTCGACTCCGCACGGGACGAGAGCGAACCGAAACATGCCCGACATGGCGGCTCTTTTGCATGTGGAACGCGGCTTCGGAGTTTTGCGCATCCCGATGGGCGTCAATCCTGCCATGCCTGCAACATTGACGCTGCGCTGGGCTTCGGTGTCATCAAGCGAATTCCACTCAAAGCCGGGAATGGCCGTTGGCCACGATGCGATCGGAGGGTAGTCAGAAACAGCCCAGCCTGCTTCAACGAACCCGGTACCCAGTACGATGCCATAGTGCGCAATTGCCAGACCGGCGGGCTTGTCATGTTTGAACGGGTTCCGGCCATACAGTATCACTGACCATCACCGGGAACCCCGCCTCGCTGGGCGGCGTCACTGCGCAAGAGCGGCTGAGGGAGTTCCATGGGCCAAACATGGCAAATTTGCGACTGATGCGTGCGGTGTAGAACATCAACAACGAACGATGCCGACTACACGATCGCGAGCCGGCCTGAGTAACGGAACACCTTCGAAGCGTCCGTCCCGGGGCTGATGCCCGATGAGAGGTTCCTGAATCAGTGATCAGAGACCCATGCCTGCCTATGGCCCATGCGAGCAAGGGGTGACATGTACTGCCTCGATGCACGCGGGATGGCGGCAAGCGTCACGACCGAAGTGACGACAGGTCTGCGCTGTTCGCGGGCTTCCCGCTTGCCACCGTCGGGAGCCACCGTCACGACCCATCATCCAATGACCGAGGTAAAGATGCTCGAACCCAGCCGACCCTCCACATTCCAGGGTCAAGCGCAACAATCCGAATCAATTGATGCTGACGGACACCCGCATGCAATGCCTGCCCTTCTTGCGACGTGTAAACGGCTCGACAGACTTCTGAACGCTGCTCTTGTCCTCCTTGGCGCGGCAAGTGGCGGTGAGATGGAACCCGTTCGTCACCATGTCCGCCGCGCACTGCTCGCCCACCGCGCTGCCACAGCCGGCATCACCTACTCCGCCGGAAAATCCGAACTCACATCCGGGCAGGTACGCTCCATCATTGCAGTGGTTCGCGCGAAACTGCCGGAAGGATCATCGACGGCGGAGCTCGCAGGCGCATGTGGAATGACACCGCGTGTATTTCTTCGGGCGTTCCGGGGCACGTTTGCAGAGAGCCCGCGACAATGGTTGAGGTCGGTTCGTCTTGAGGCGGCGGTAGACGCGCTAAGACGGGATGTTCCGTCGCTGTCTGAGGTCGCCACGGCATGTGGATTCAGTGATCAAGCCCACTTTACCCGAGTATTCAAGGCAGAGACTGGCATGACACCCGGTGCCTTCCGTAAGGCGGAACGCGCCGCATACACCGACGTCAATTCAGGGCGGTCCACGGAACAGCGCCCGACACAGTCCGTCGTGGACTGACATCGCATAAAAAGCCAAAAGTCGGCGATTCCAGATCTCACTGACAGTACGCGTTCCTTCTGAAATCCGGCTTTGATGTCTTGCGCCTGGGCACGGTCCCACTCCCCTAAGTAGCATCCGGCTGCACATTGCCGAAGACCCGGGATCGATAAGTCGCGTCGCGGCCGTTGTCGGCAGGGGCAGCTGGGCGGTGTGGCGATACTGCTTCCCGCGCCACCGTCCCCCACCCTCTGAATTTCCACGGGGCCAGCGGAGAATCCGACCGATACCAATCCCTCCTGCGACGCCCCGTCGTCCACCACGCGCCGCCCAACAAATGCGTATTCATTCGCCCGGACGCAAATACCGGGCGATGAGTGGTCGCGCCTGCACCTACTTCGAAAGCTCGAGGAGGTGCCCCTCAAGCGCTCCGTCCCGCATGGCCCGGCGGATGACCGTAAGCGCGCGGCGTCCGTAAGCCACAAGCATCGACGGCGCACCAGCGGTGCCGACCTGTTCGCCAGCGCCATTTGCAAACTTCAGCCGGCCGCGGATGAAGAAGACACCCGCGACATTGGGGTGGCCAATCACGCTTTCGTGGAACGCGGCAGTGTCGGTGCGCGCGAACACCAGCAGAAGGCCATTGCCGTGGTCGGCGAGCCTGGCCATCCACTTCCCGCACTCGGCGCCATAGGGCGGATTGACCCAGTAAAAATGCGCCGGGTCCCACGGCCGGTTGAAACCGTCCTGGACCTTGTTGAAATGCCGGCGGGCGGTTTTCCAATGGCGCACCGGCGGCGCGCAAGGGTCGACGTCGGCATTGTGGGGAAGGTCCAGTGCGTCAACCAGCCAGCGGGGGGTGA
Above is a genomic segment from Luteibacter aegosomatissinici containing:
- a CDS encoding alpha/beta hydrolase produces the protein MNLRRLIASACLLGATLMSQNVLATDSIANDTRLDPTVRTFLTAINKDPSPFWELPQPKPQDILSGLQAQTPVDMSGVKTIEKTIVQDGKTVKLYIMQPEHVKGEPGVLLFIHGGVWIVGNFENHKRLLRDLVVGSGQVGVFVEYTPLPQAKFPTQMEESYAALTWVAAHAGEFGADGRRIAVAGNSVGGDMTAALTLMAKDRKGPKISYQVLFIPATDASVDTESYKLFGTQRFLARDFMKYGWDRYAPDTASRDNPYVSPLRATREQLQGLPPALVITAENDPLRDEGEAYAHKLMDAGVSVAATRYNGTIHDFVLLNALRHVPSTEAALRQASEGIRDHLAK
- a CDS encoding AraC family transcriptional regulator, with translation MDMPNHGARKYTFAELVTSSEGRRWTTLSAEVRSHPVSEMPGLVPQDMEVSLAVRGRHDGWVLRSGAGERQRTRPLPGTLWLSPIGIADTDIHVTRPLMRILHLYLPASRFQVLAEEHHLPASSAHSIHYVAGFQDQLIRELGMAVLGELECETSAGRMLVETCSLMLAARLAHRYGDGWSLQVTPPSTRKLDEVRLRRVKDYVLDHIEDDLSVAQLAAVANLSVFHFTRLFSAATGLPPHRYVSHQRLERAMTLLATGRMRLSEIALCCRFSSQASFNRAFRAAVGMTPGQYRRLFVSQSEDEPA
- a CDS encoding MarR family winged helix-turn-helix transcriptional regulator, producing MSVQPELLPEPDDFICFALYSAGHAFGRVYRPLLKALGLTYPQYIAMVALWSHDDRTVSELGDTLFLESNTLTPLLKRLEVMGFLSRSRDPRDERQVRVRLTPTGTALRDKASDFSRCVDGSTGLSRVELRKLRSQVLAMRTSLLANADDE
- a CDS encoding VOC family protein yields the protein MAVATFERNDLSPFADMRGHHVAVRTADIEMMKRWYREKLDFRVVAEWSHAHSELAFLAPPADDGFLIEILGGDEASLRETPQFAGFGRSLANPGYHHFCLNVASVDATIAELRARGVDIIVQPFVVEAIDRRIAFFADPFGNVIELAEVLA
- a CDS encoding alginate export family protein; the encoded protein is MLSNPANRTGRWTEGFKYISLNDTGTAYLTTGVEARIRFESYRNVNWGSSPDDSYVWTRLMPFADVHLGNFRVFFQPISSAISGTDRPKGPADTTATDVLQAFADVEIPVESNGSLRLSVGRKLVSFGSGRFIDRRYGTGVPLPFDGFEAVYASSVNQLSGFYLYPVDTGPGTFNDHRSHQKAVWGVYATHWLGPQRLDGFDFYWIGLRDDRAVFDQSTGRQLAQTVGSRLFADDGAWHWNIEGALQFGTFAGHRSRAWGYGVEAGYRFRDARLRPEVSLTADIVSGDDDPDDPRLETLNPLFPNGKYFGALSPIGPRNLIHVRPSVSVYPGRDVALSLTAVGYWRESTADGIYAIPGFLVRSGRQSSARFIGKELEAAASWQVTPELNLASSLSAFVPGQFVRDTGPAHTITMVGFQAMYRF
- a CDS encoding hydrolase; protein product: MTFRNGLDSLLRPEDSVLVLIDHQPYQLANVNSHDPQAVVNNTTALAKLAKAFGVPTILTSVIAARGGLLFKQVTDVFPDQEVIDRTWVNTWQDSNVVDVVKSTGRKQLIIAGLWTEVCVAMPVVQALGEGWDVTVITDACGGVSVESHQVAIQRMASAGANLMTLMALCGEWQRDWARTEHVEELTDIMIQHIGGSGVAYLWEQQLLRTQPGKDAG
- a CDS encoding LysR family transcriptional regulator, producing the protein MDIEDLRTFVEVADAGGVSAAAARLGVSKSIVSRRLARLEEELGIQLLARTTRGASLTEAGALYRDFAARACTEMEVARETILPSGELRGRLRIAAPLSFGPTHVAPVLADMARRHPALHIHASYSDRFVDIVSEGYDCAVRFGYLADSNLVARCVGPIYGSLVASPDYIKAFGAPHRPSEVTSHEALMQGTEVWHFMDGESVVVVHPRGRFKADNAVALVAAAVAGLGIAWLPDGITREHIERGSLKRLMVDHPVPPGGIYVVRPRSAHPPRKVQVLTELLSACFEARPDT
- a CDS encoding helix-turn-helix domain-containing protein, translated to MEPVRHHVRRALLAHRAATAGITYSAGKSELTSGQVRSIIAVVRAKLPEGSSTAELAGACGMTPRVFLRAFRGTFAESPRQWLRSVRLEAAVDALRRDVPSLSEVATACGFSDQAHFTRVFKAETGMTPGAFRKAERAAYTDVNSGRSTEQRPTQSVVD
- a CDS encoding phage N-6-adenine-methyltransferase, which gives rise to MARTTKPAARTPIPSRTSALRTPGNQKSAPLRGFQHDRTKGEETWLTPRWLVDALDLPHNADVDPCAPPVRHWKTARRHFNKVQDGFNRPWDPAHFYWVNPPYGAECGKWMARLADHGNGLLLVFARTDTAAFHESVIGHPNVAGVFFIRGRLKFANGAGEQVGTAGAPSMLVAYGRRALTVIRRAMRDGALEGHLLELSK